A single window of Acetohalobium arabaticum DSM 5501 DNA harbors:
- a CDS encoding CTP synthase has product MTKYIFVTGGVVSSLGKGITAASLGRLLKSRGLNVRIQKFDPYINVDPGTMSPYQHGEVFVTEDGAETDLDLGHYERFIDNSLTKNCNVTTGQIYQSVITKERRGDYLGGTVQVIPHITDEIKERVTRVGKESNADVVITEIGGTIGDIEGLPFVEAIRQLRGDLGAENVMYIHCTLIPYLEAAGELKTKPTQHSVKELRSVGIQPNIIVCRADRQLTQEVKDKIALFCDIEKEAVIPLIDADCIYEIPLIVEKEGLANIVVDRLNLDVDKPDLDNWKQLVDRMKNLGGETEIAIVGKYIELQDAYISIVESLKHAGIVNDAEINIRWIYAEDLEGEDAAEYLSGVDGILVPGGFGDRGIEGKINSIKYARQENVPFLGLCLGMQCAVIEFARNVCGLQEANSAEFNDITPDPVIDILPEQKDIEEKGGTMRLGTYPCKVKEGTLTDEAYDEEVIYERHRHRYEFNNYYRKLFEQSGMIFSGVSPDNKLVEIIELEDHSWFVATQFHPEFRSRPNRPHPLFTKFVEATME; this is encoded by the coding sequence ATGACAAAGTATATCTTCGTAACTGGAGGTGTCGTTTCTTCTTTAGGCAAAGGAATAACAGCTGCTTCGTTAGGAAGATTGTTGAAATCTAGAGGATTAAATGTAAGAATTCAGAAATTTGATCCCTATATAAATGTCGATCCAGGAACAATGAGCCCCTATCAGCACGGTGAAGTATTTGTAACTGAGGATGGAGCAGAGACTGATCTGGATTTAGGCCATTATGAACGATTTATTGATAATAGTTTAACTAAGAACTGTAATGTGACTACTGGCCAGATTTATCAGTCAGTAATTACTAAAGAACGGAGAGGCGATTATTTAGGTGGAACTGTACAGGTGATTCCACATATTACTGATGAGATTAAAGAACGAGTAACGAGAGTCGGCAAGGAAAGCAATGCCGATGTAGTAATTACTGAAATCGGCGGTACTATCGGTGATATTGAAGGACTGCCGTTTGTAGAAGCCATTAGACAGTTGAGAGGAGATCTAGGAGCAGAGAATGTAATGTATATCCACTGTACTCTGATTCCCTATCTTGAAGCAGCTGGAGAATTAAAGACGAAGCCGACTCAACATAGTGTTAAAGAATTAAGAAGTGTAGGGATTCAGCCTAATATTATTGTCTGTCGAGCCGATAGACAGTTAACCCAGGAAGTTAAGGATAAGATTGCTCTATTCTGTGATATTGAAAAAGAAGCCGTGATTCCTCTCATTGATGCTGACTGTATTTATGAGATTCCTTTAATTGTCGAAAAAGAAGGGCTGGCCAATATAGTTGTTGATAGATTAAATCTTGATGTTGACAAGCCTGATCTGGATAATTGGAAGCAGTTAGTTGATAGAATGAAGAATCTGGGTGGTGAAACTGAGATAGCAATTGTTGGTAAGTATATTGAACTACAGGATGCCTATATAAGTATTGTTGAATCGCTGAAGCATGCTGGAATAGTCAATGATGCTGAAATTAATATAAGATGGATCTATGCTGAGGACTTAGAAGGGGAGGATGCTGCAGAATACCTATCCGGGGTAGACGGTATTCTAGTACCCGGCGGCTTTGGGGACCGGGGAATTGAAGGAAAGATTAATTCAATTAAGTATGCTCGCCAGGAAAATGTTCCTTTTTTAGGTCTCTGTTTAGGAATGCAGTGTGCAGTAATTGAGTTTGCCCGAAATGTCTGTGGATTACAGGAGGCCAATAGTGCTGAATTTAATGATATTACTCCTGACCCAGTAATTGATATTCTTCCGGAACAGAAGGATATTGAAGAGAAAGGCGGTACTATGCGGTTAGGGACTTATCCATGTAAGGTTAAAGAAGGGACTTTGACTGATGAAGCCTATGATGAAGAGGTTATTTATGAGCGCCACCGCCATCGATATGAATTTAATAATTATTATCGCAAACTCTTTGAACAGTCAGGAATGATCTTTAGCGGTGTTTCACCTGATAATAAGTTAGTAGAGATTATTGAGTTGGAAGATCATTCCTGGTTTGTGGCAACCCAGTTCCATCCTGAATTTAGATCGCGCCCCAATCGGCCCCATCCATTATTTACAAAGTTTGTAGAAGCAACTATGGAGTAA
- the argS gene encoding arginine--tRNA ligase translates to MSNIVSEIRDDLIIEIKDAIRRAVDEEILNLDNPPDDVMLEVPREEGHGDYATNIAMVLAGQAGMAPRDIAQVIVDNLAELELVSKVEIAGPGFINFYLVDEWLYQIIETVLNEKEDYGKSNFGNGKKVQIEFVSANPTGPLHVGHGRGAVAGDVLGNIMSAAGFDVAKEYYINDAGNQMELLGKSVALRYQELLGADITMPENSYQGDYIEKIAAKIETEYGDKYLTDVQDGNYEFFREFAYEQLLANIKADLQAFGIEFDNWFSERKLHQEDKIGEVVAQLKEDGYLYEEEGALWLKSTDFGDDKDRVVIKDNGVPTYLAADIAYHDNKYQRGFEEVINVWGADHHGYIARMKAAVEALGYSPEMLKVIIVQMVTLLRDGKQVSMSKRAGDFITLRDVVDEVGCDAARYFYVMRSTDSHLDFDLDLAKEESAENPVYYIQYAHARICSILDQIKKEEIKIEDVSGVDLERLDTEVELDLIQKLGDYPEELAESAKSREPHHMARYAYELAAQFHSFYNKCHVLIQDEEVMQARLQLVLAVKQVLSNLLNILGVSAPESM, encoded by the coding sequence ATGTCTAATATAGTCAGTGAGATTAGAGATGATTTAATTATAGAGATTAAGGATGCAATTAGACGAGCTGTAGATGAGGAAATTTTGAATTTAGATAATCCGCCGGATGATGTTATGCTGGAAGTTCCGCGGGAAGAGGGTCACGGTGATTATGCTACTAATATTGCTATGGTATTGGCTGGACAAGCCGGGATGGCGCCTAGAGATATTGCTCAGGTTATAGTTGATAATTTAGCTGAGCTTGAGTTAGTTTCTAAGGTAGAGATAGCCGGCCCGGGCTTTATTAATTTTTACTTGGTTGATGAATGGTTATACCAGATCATTGAAACGGTTTTAAATGAAAAAGAGGATTATGGTAAAAGTAATTTTGGTAATGGAAAGAAGGTGCAGATAGAATTTGTCAGTGCTAACCCTACCGGTCCTTTGCATGTAGGACACGGCCGCGGGGCAGTTGCTGGTGATGTGTTAGGGAATATTATGTCAGCAGCTGGTTTTGATGTAGCTAAAGAGTATTATATCAATGATGCCGGTAATCAGATGGAGCTATTAGGAAAGTCAGTTGCTTTACGCTACCAAGAATTATTAGGAGCCGATATCACAATGCCGGAAAATTCCTATCAAGGAGACTATATTGAGAAGATAGCAGCTAAAATTGAAACTGAATATGGTGATAAGTATTTAACTGATGTTCAAGATGGGAATTATGAATTCTTTAGAGAATTTGCCTATGAGCAGCTGTTGGCCAATATTAAAGCTGATCTACAGGCTTTTGGAATTGAGTTTGATAACTGGTTTAGTGAACGAAAGTTGCATCAAGAAGATAAGATTGGAGAAGTAGTTGCCCAATTAAAAGAAGACGGTTATTTATATGAAGAAGAAGGAGCTTTATGGCTTAAGTCCACAGACTTTGGTGATGATAAAGATCGAGTTGTTATCAAAGATAATGGTGTTCCTACTTATTTAGCTGCCGATATAGCCTATCATGATAATAAGTATCAGCGAGGGTTTGAGGAAGTAATCAATGTCTGGGGAGCAGACCACCACGGCTATATTGCCCGAATGAAGGCAGCAGTTGAAGCCTTAGGATATAGCCCTGAAATGTTGAAGGTGATTATAGTTCAGATGGTTACTTTGCTGCGGGACGGTAAACAGGTTTCAATGTCCAAACGGGCTGGAGACTTTATTACTTTAAGGGATGTAGTTGATGAAGTAGGATGTGATGCTGCCCGCTATTTTTATGTAATGCGTAGTACTGACAGCCATCTAGATTTTGATCTCGATTTAGCTAAAGAAGAGTCTGCTGAAAATCCTGTCTATTATATTCAGTATGCCCATGCTAGAATCTGCAGTATTTTAGATCAGATTAAAAAAGAAGAGATCAAGATAGAAGATGTATCAGGAGTAGATTTAGAAAGACTCGATACTGAAGTAGAGTTGGACTTAATCCAGAAGTTAGGAGATTATCCTGAAGAACTAGCTGAAAGTGCTAAAAGTAGAGAACCCCATCATATGGCGCGGTATGCTTATGAATTAGCAGCCCAGTTTCATAGTTTTTATAATAAATGCCATGTTTTAATCCAGGATGAAGAAGTGATGCAGGCTAGACTCCAGCTAGTCTTAGCTGTAAAGCAGGTATTATCTAATCTATTGAATATATTAGGAGTTTCTGCTCCAGAAAGTATGTAA
- a CDS encoding DUF1934 domain-containing protein, which translates to MESVVVNVESIQIDETGKKEEISFTTKGSLYQKKFSYYLRYEEELGTDQAVTTTLKIKDDVLTLIRDGAVRMKQDFVAGETGSFSYQTPYGKLEFNLTVEQVYIETAAKQGRIELKYTLKDRDKLVSQNQLLITYKEGLNV; encoded by the coding sequence TTGGAGTCGGTAGTAGTTAATGTTGAAAGTATTCAAATTGATGAAACAGGTAAGAAAGAAGAGATCTCTTTTACAACTAAAGGCAGTCTTTATCAGAAAAAGTTTAGTTATTACTTACGGTATGAAGAAGAATTAGGAACTGATCAAGCAGTGACTACTACGCTGAAGATTAAGGATGATGTCTTAACTTTGATTCGTGATGGTGCTGTTCGAATGAAACAGGACTTTGTAGCAGGAGAGACTGGTTCTTTTAGCTATCAAACTCCTTATGGCAAATTAGAGTTTAACCTAACAGTAGAGCAGGTTTATATTGAAACAGCAGCTAAGCAGGGCAGGATTGAATTAAAATATACTTTAAAAGATAGAGATAAATTGGTTAGTCAGAATCAGTTACTTATTACTTATAAGGAGGGTTTGAATGTCTAA
- a CDS encoding DUF441 domain-containing protein: protein MSQTNLILIILFILGLLSKDHALIISALILFGLKNLKLDHWLPVVEQYSVKVGIMLIMLGILTPVATGELDLLQIKETIKTPLGVIGVGMGIIVTLLTRDGLNLMNTTPEVVPNLVVGIILGIAFFGGVPSGPIIASGITAFLIKIFRFLS from the coding sequence ATGTCACAGACCAATTTAATACTGATTATTTTATTTATTTTGGGTTTATTATCCAAGGACCATGCCTTAATTATTTCTGCTCTTATCTTATTTGGCTTAAAAAATTTAAAATTGGATCATTGGCTGCCGGTAGTTGAACAGTATAGTGTCAAGGTAGGCATTATGTTAATTATGTTAGGAATTTTAACTCCGGTAGCCACTGGAGAATTAGATTTACTACAGATTAAAGAGACTATTAAGACTCCTTTAGGTGTGATCGGAGTTGGAATGGGAATTATAGTTACTTTACTTACTAGAGATGGGCTTAATCTGATGAATACTACTCCAGAAGTAGTGCCTAATTTAGTTGTAGGAATTATTCTGGGCATTGCTTTCTTCGGTGGAGTACCCAGCGGCCCTATAATTGCCAGCGGTATTACAGCTTTTTTAATTAAGATTTTTAGATTCTTAAGTTAG
- a CDS encoding acyl-CoA dehydratase activase: MKGYLGIDVGSVSINIVILDTDGEVIKKSYLRTKGQPIEVVQQGLKDLSQSLPDDLEIAGVGTTGSGRNLIGVIVGADTIKNEITAHAVAASHILPEVRTVLEIGGQDSKLTILRDGIVVDFAMNTVCAAGTGSFLDQQASRLGIPIEDFGKLALKSNNKVRIAGRCSVFAESDMIHKQQMGHNVEDIIAGLCEALVRNYLNNVGQGKEIREPIIFQGGVAANDGIKQAFEEALETEVTVPEHHEVMGAIGAGLLAKEEVNYSNKETNFEGLKITDVDYTPFSFECDGCSNLCEVIEIRMEGELIARWGYKCNKWDLI, encoded by the coding sequence ATGAAGGGTTATTTAGGAATAGATGTTGGTTCAGTTAGTATCAATATAGTAATCCTTGATACTGATGGTGAGGTAATTAAGAAATCATATTTACGGACTAAAGGACAACCTATTGAAGTGGTACAGCAGGGGTTGAAAGATTTGAGCCAGAGTCTGCCGGATGATTTAGAGATTGCAGGTGTAGGAACTACCGGTAGCGGGCGGAATTTAATCGGTGTTATTGTGGGAGCAGATACAATTAAGAATGAAATTACAGCCCATGCTGTTGCTGCTTCCCATATTCTACCTGAGGTGCGGACAGTACTGGAGATTGGCGGGCAGGATTCTAAATTAACTATTTTGAGAGATGGAATAGTGGTTGATTTTGCGATGAATACTGTCTGTGCAGCAGGAACCGGTTCTTTCTTAGACCAGCAGGCCTCCAGGTTGGGAATTCCTATTGAAGACTTTGGTAAATTAGCCCTTAAATCAAATAATAAAGTCCGGATTGCCGGCCGCTGTTCTGTCTTTGCTGAATCCGATATGATTCATAAACAGCAGATGGGACATAATGTAGAGGATATTATTGCTGGATTATGTGAAGCTTTAGTTAGAAATTACTTGAATAATGTAGGACAGGGTAAAGAGATTCGAGAACCAATTATCTTTCAGGGAGGGGTCGCTGCCAATGATGGCATTAAACAGGCATTTGAAGAGGCTCTAGAAACTGAAGTAACGGTTCCGGAGCATCATGAGGTCATGGGAGCCATTGGAGCAGGCCTTTTAGCTAAGGAAGAAGTGAATTACAGTAATAAAGAGACTAACTTTGAAGGTTTGAAGATAACCGATGTAGATTATACTCCTTTCAGTTTTGAGTGTGACGGCTGTTCAAATTTATGTGAAGTAATTGAGATCAGAATGGAGGGGGAGTTAATTGCCCGCTGGGGTTATAAATGTAATAAGTGGGATTTGATTTAA
- a CDS encoding acyl-CoA dehydratase activase-related protein: MSAKIGIPKALSYYVYYPLWEKFFTELGAQVITSDNTSRYIVDDGVKETVNDACVPIKLFHGHVLNLKDRVDYLFLPRLVSTNGEQVYCPKFLGLPDMVRNTLDGLPEIISPRVDIRQGRFKFIKMLYQVGARLTKNPFKIYSAFSKARHYFSDFQSLLQQGYTVDEAIRGLRGEEVELDNNQAKLKVAVLGYPYIIYDPHISVNMIGKLRDLGVEVVTGDMVSAEELAAQSPKLKKDLFWTLSDKKIKAGYHYYEAGEIDGLIHVTAFGCGPDFMVDELLELAAKNKDDISFMTLTVDEHTGEAGIVTRLEAFIDMLDLRGRKQ, encoded by the coding sequence ATGTCAGCTAAGATAGGCATCCCCAAAGCTTTATCTTATTATGTCTATTATCCGTTATGGGAGAAATTTTTTACTGAATTAGGGGCTCAGGTAATAACTTCTGATAATACTTCGCGCTATATAGTTGATGATGGAGTTAAAGAGACGGTTAATGATGCCTGTGTGCCTATCAAATTATTCCATGGGCATGTTTTAAATCTGAAGGATAGAGTTGATTATCTCTTTTTACCTCGGTTAGTCAGCACCAATGGTGAACAGGTTTATTGTCCTAAGTTTTTAGGACTACCGGATATGGTTCGTAATACCTTAGATGGGCTGCCAGAGATAATTTCTCCTCGGGTGGATATTAGGCAAGGAAGATTTAAATTTATTAAAATGCTCTATCAGGTAGGGGCTAGATTAACTAAGAACCCCTTTAAAATATATTCTGCTTTTTCTAAAGCCAGACACTACTTTAGTGATTTCCAATCCCTATTACAGCAGGGCTATACTGTAGATGAAGCAATCAGAGGTTTAAGGGGAGAAGAAGTGGAGCTGGATAATAATCAGGCTAAGCTGAAGGTTGCAGTTCTAGGCTATCCCTATATTATTTATGATCCTCATATTTCAGTTAATATGATTGGAAAACTGCGTGATTTAGGAGTAGAAGTAGTTACAGGGGATATGGTTTCTGCAGAAGAATTAGCAGCACAGAGTCCAAAATTAAAGAAGGATCTCTTCTGGACTTTGAGTGATAAAAAGATTAAAGCCGGTTATCATTATTATGAAGCAGGGGAAATAGATGGATTAATTCATGTTACCGCTTTTGGTTGTGGTCCTGACTTTATGGTAGATGAACTGCTTGAGTTGGCAGCTAAGAACAAGGATGATATTTCTTTTATGACTTTGACAGTTGATGAACATACTGGTGAGGCCGGAATAGTTACTAGATTAGAGGCGTTTATTGATATGTTAGACTTAAGGGGGAGAAAGCAGTGA